The nucleotide sequence CGGTATCTTGCTGGCGGGCGTGATCTCAACGGCGATACCGGATGACTTCTTCGCGGGGAATCTGGGCGGCGGAATCGGCGCGATGCTCGTGATGATGCTGATCGGGCTGCCGCTGTATGTTTGCTCGACGGCCAGCGTGCCGATTGCCGCGGTGCTGATG is from bacterium and encodes:
- a CDS encoding permease, which encodes MLAGVISTAIPDDFFAGNLGGGIGAMLVMMLIGLPLYVCSTASVPIAAVLMTRGSRRKRRSCS